In Myxococcales bacterium, a genomic segment contains:
- a CDS encoding FHA domain-containing protein — protein MPVTVIVRTDEAGASTSPSLTFDGPRVVIGRGAGCDVRLPDASVSHRHATLQVTSGAVTLSDEGSSNGTFVGKKRLSARAPTTIKSGELVRVGRVWLELRIEERPATRDLSMATKDIALALVARAMRSLGEEHVPYVRVDAGPDEGAELALAEEGRVYVIGRGDACDLALGDADASREHVQLVRRGGAILVRDRGSKNGADLEGVPLSDARDVTWKAGQSLLLANTVLVLFDPTLSALKSIEEADDEPLADADVPAPPVSVADAFGERSASKAPPAPLPIAPPSERPRPSASPPARRRPRGVQPGEAGLLVVALIILVLSLGGLFWLLRT, from the coding sequence ATGCCCGTCACAGTGATCGTTCGGACCGACGAGGCCGGCGCGTCCACGTCGCCGTCTCTTACTTTTGATGGTCCGCGCGTGGTCATCGGTCGCGGCGCCGGCTGCGACGTCCGCTTGCCCGACGCGAGCGTCAGCCATCGCCACGCCACGCTGCAAGTGACCAGCGGAGCCGTGACGTTGTCCGACGAAGGCAGCTCCAACGGGACCTTCGTCGGAAAGAAACGCCTCTCGGCCCGCGCGCCGACCACGATCAAGTCCGGCGAGCTCGTGCGCGTCGGTCGCGTATGGCTCGAGCTCCGCATCGAGGAACGGCCCGCCACCCGCGACTTGTCGATGGCCACCAAAGACATCGCCCTCGCGCTCGTCGCGCGCGCCATGCGGTCGCTCGGCGAGGAGCACGTGCCGTACGTGCGGGTCGACGCGGGCCCCGACGAAGGCGCGGAGCTCGCGCTGGCCGAAGAGGGGCGCGTCTACGTCATCGGACGGGGTGACGCCTGCGATCTGGCGCTCGGCGACGCCGATGCCTCCCGTGAGCACGTTCAGCTCGTACGCCGCGGCGGAGCGATCCTTGTTCGAGACCGCGGCTCGAAGAACGGCGCGGACCTCGAGGGGGTGCCGCTCTCGGACGCGCGCGACGTCACCTGGAAGGCGGGGCAGTCGTTGCTCCTCGCCAACACAGTCCTCGTGCTCTTTGATCCAACGTTGTCGGCGCTCAAGAGCATCGAAGAGGCGGACGACGAGCCGCTCGCCGACGCCGACGTCCCTGCCCCGCCCGTGAGCGTGGCCGACGCCTTCGGCGAGCGCAGCGCGTCGAAAGCACCGCCCGCACCGCTGCCGATCGCGCCGCCGTCGGAGCGGCCTCGGCCGTCCGCTTCGCCGCCAGCGCGACGGAGGCCGCGGGGGGTTCAGCCGGGCGAAGCCGGATTGCTCGTCGTCGCGCTGATCATTTTGGTGCTGAGCCTCGGCGGACTGTTCTGGCTGCTCCGAACCTAG
- a CDS encoding ABC transporter ATP-binding protein: MRAAPREQTESAAAGGAHPVEAQRVHAGYAEARDVVRDVTLHVAASELVAVLGPNGAGKSTLLKLLAGAMTPTSGAVRLFGTALGDLERRAVAQRLAVVHQTEEIAFSFSVREIVRMGRAPHQGAWMRPSDEDEAIVEDVLARCDLRDLAHRPASALSGGEHKRVSIARALAQKPEVLLLDEPAAFLDVGHALGLYDLLAEVTAKDRIACLVVMHDLNLAAQYASRVVLMKKGAVVASGSIDEVMTYASLRETYDTDLYAGLNELTGTRFFLPMRASIRKPT, from the coding sequence ATGCGCGCCGCGCCGCGTGAACAAACTGAATCAGCCGCCGCAGGAGGCGCGCACCCAGTCGAGGCCCAGCGCGTCCACGCGGGCTACGCCGAGGCGCGCGACGTCGTTCGTGACGTGACGCTGCACGTGGCTGCCAGCGAGCTCGTGGCCGTCCTTGGTCCCAACGGCGCCGGCAAGTCGACGCTACTCAAGCTCCTCGCCGGCGCGATGACGCCCACGTCGGGCGCCGTGCGGCTCTTTGGCACGGCCCTCGGGGACTTGGAGCGTCGGGCCGTGGCCCAGCGGCTCGCCGTCGTGCACCAAACCGAGGAGATCGCGTTCTCCTTCTCGGTGCGGGAGATTGTCCGCATGGGGCGTGCGCCACACCAGGGGGCGTGGATGCGCCCCTCCGACGAAGACGAAGCCATCGTCGAGGATGTCCTCGCGCGCTGCGACCTTCGTGACCTCGCCCATCGCCCGGCCTCGGCGCTGAGCGGCGGGGAACACAAGCGGGTGTCCATCGCGCGAGCACTGGCGCAGAAGCCTGAGGTCCTGCTGTTGGACGAGCCGGCGGCGTTCCTCGACGTGGGGCACGCGCTCGGCCTCTACGACCTCTTGGCCGAGGTCACCGCCAAAGACCGCATCGCTTGCCTCGTTGTCATGCACGACCTCAACCTGGCCGCTCAATACGCGTCGCGCGTGGTGCTCATGAAGAAGGGCGCCGTCGTGGCGTCTGGCTCCATCGACGAAGTCATGACCTACGCCTCGCTGCGCGAGACCTACGACACGGACTTGTACGCCGGCCTCAACGAGCTCACGGGAACGCGCTTTTTCCTGCCGATGCGCGCCTCGATCCGCAAGCCGACCTAG
- a CDS encoding zf-HC2 domain-containing protein: MSQPCEHQHLLEAYNDGQLDPATILTIEAHLSQCETCRERVLFQKAVRGSVRRDVRSEALPEDARARFMAALAGVADGEAIDAREERAMLRKEELSARSPAVSWTLRSAVPLTAAAALALVWGASAQGPLTARASLFGATAIDASREILDELVQEHSRPLPPERTDPKDLREFERYVGVPVKPRTFEKGSGARLVGGRVMPMHQERAAMLQYEVGSAEGPKRVSVLIYDPRRIQVGSTELAPRTVGTSEVRVGRARGYSVAVTEREGVGYALASDLDTERSAQFVSFVDDQP, translated from the coding sequence ATGAGTCAGCCTTGTGAGCACCAGCACCTGCTCGAGGCTTACAACGATGGCCAGCTCGATCCAGCGACGATCCTCACCATCGAAGCTCACCTGTCGCAGTGTGAAACGTGCCGCGAGCGGGTCCTGTTTCAGAAGGCCGTTCGAGGCTCGGTTCGGCGCGACGTGAGAAGCGAGGCGCTGCCGGAAGACGCGCGCGCTCGGTTCATGGCGGCGCTCGCCGGCGTCGCCGACGGCGAAGCCATTGACGCTCGTGAAGAGCGAGCGATGCTCCGCAAGGAAGAGCTGAGCGCTCGATCGCCCGCCGTCTCGTGGACGCTACGCTCCGCGGTGCCGCTCACCGCCGCCGCCGCGTTGGCGCTCGTATGGGGCGCTTCGGCGCAAGGCCCGCTCACCGCCCGCGCGTCGCTCTTCGGCGCGACCGCCATCGACGCGAGCCGCGAGATCTTGGACGAGCTGGTGCAGGAGCACTCGAGACCCTTGCCGCCGGAGCGCACCGATCCGAAAGACCTCCGAGAGTTCGAGCGCTACGTGGGCGTGCCGGTCAAGCCGCGCACCTTCGAGAAGGGGTCCGGCGCGAGGCTCGTGGGCGGTCGCGTGATGCCCATGCACCAAGAGCGCGCCGCGATGCTCCAATACGAGGTGGGAAGCGCGGAAGGTCCCAAGCGCGTGAGCGTGCTGATCTACGATCCCAGGCGCATCCAAGTCGGCAGCACCGAGCTGGCGCCGCGAACGGTGGGCACGTCCGAGGTTCGCGTCGGTCGTGCCCGCGGCTACTCGGTGGCGGTCACGGAGCGCGAAGGCGTCGGCTACGCGCTCGCGAGCGACCTCGACACGGAACGCAGCGCGCAGTTCGTCAGCTTCGTCGACGACCAACCCTAG
- a CDS encoding sigma-70 family RNA polymerase sigma factor, whose amino-acid sequence MPILRSSVRTTQAATDSFMTEVLAHSDGMYAVACRLTKNPAEAQDLVQDALVKAMRGREQFSQGTNLKAWLYRILTNTFINTYRRGGLERSVLDGPDADPLADGWVSVSTMRQLRDPEQVALQPVIEGEVRRALDELPTEFRLAVILCDVEEFSYEEISQIMGCPIGTVMSRLHRGRKLLQRSLLGHAVAMGIVKEEPAAAKTEEKPVDLAAYRAKRAV is encoded by the coding sequence ATGCCTATCTTGAGAAGCAGCGTGAGAACCACCCAGGCCGCGACTGACAGCTTCATGACCGAGGTCCTCGCGCACTCCGACGGCATGTACGCCGTCGCTTGCCGCCTCACGAAGAACCCGGCAGAGGCGCAGGACTTGGTGCAGGACGCGCTGGTGAAGGCCATGCGTGGGCGCGAGCAGTTCAGCCAAGGAACGAACCTCAAGGCGTGGCTCTATCGCATCCTCACGAACACCTTCATCAACACGTATCGCCGCGGGGGTCTCGAGCGAAGCGTCCTCGACGGCCCCGACGCCGATCCCTTGGCCGACGGGTGGGTGAGCGTATCGACGATGCGCCAGCTCCGCGATCCGGAGCAGGTCGCGCTTCAACCGGTCATCGAAGGCGAGGTACGCCGGGCCCTCGACGAGCTGCCGACTGAGTTTCGCCTCGCTGTGATCCTCTGTGACGTGGAAGAATTCTCGTACGAGGAGATCTCGCAGATCATGGGGTGTCCCATTGGTACGGTGATGAGTCGATTGCACCGCGGCAGGAAGCTCCTGCAGCGGTCCCTGCTCGGCCACGCGGTCGCCATGGGGATCGTCAAGGAGGAGCCAGCAGCCGCCAAGACGGAAGAGAAGCCGGTCGACCTCGCCGCCTACCGCGCGAAGAGGGCCGTATGA
- a CDS encoding PQQ-binding-like beta-propeller repeat protein encodes MAYLASSSRTRSALARILVSVLALGAAVGCAMPTTGDQGGAVQSNDRTSGGVTGESLQTGVMIVAPTGRYSLLQRNDVSVLLDVVAQKTRELSFQAERFVFAHEGDVGYAWDKKGELVALDLATGNEKWRVAPSSTDARTLSISQDDGTVLVGAPDRAALVDTQTGKLRGEVVLASVSTSVTFLPGGKSAVFVGSTTWSNHLPETVLTSVGLANLSVSKVSVPNCAAPLVVVPDGSRGFLSPTYCIEDRPPNTTQTWTNPDPVSVVDFDAKGATFLKNLPGFGPVALDPSGQRAVAYLDTARMDAAMFDDKSLVPAAGADPFHLMVIDTRTLKFTLTPIGHALPRFAMARDGKSLLVDASVKVERLTAKAKLTLDEKGVRLEASAAFGSDAPFGTFDLETRSYAAFAGPVASLDRFVQTSAGQVFTLKATADGLGGDLYRLDLGAKTTTRIGTSLRDIGILPDGKTLLLRIRLPAVRRADGFHRSEEVCFSKDGVACESRVIYESTSVIPGSTSSCADSHDC; translated from the coding sequence TTGGCTTACTTAGCTTCGTCTTCGCGCACACGTTCTGCCCTTGCCCGCATTCTCGTGTCGGTGCTCGCGCTGGGCGCCGCCGTCGGTTGCGCCATGCCCACGACCGGCGATCAAGGTGGCGCCGTTCAATCAAACGACCGCACCAGCGGCGGCGTCACCGGTGAGTCCCTTCAAACGGGCGTGATGATCGTTGCACCGACGGGGCGCTACTCGCTCCTCCAACGAAACGACGTCTCCGTCCTCCTCGATGTCGTCGCCCAGAAGACCCGCGAGCTCTCCTTTCAAGCCGAGCGATTCGTCTTCGCGCACGAAGGTGACGTCGGCTACGCGTGGGACAAGAAGGGCGAGCTCGTCGCGCTCGACCTGGCCACGGGAAACGAGAAGTGGCGCGTGGCACCGTCGTCGACGGACGCGCGCACGCTCTCCATCAGCCAAGACGACGGCACGGTGCTCGTGGGAGCGCCGGACCGCGCGGCCCTCGTCGACACGCAAACGGGCAAGCTCCGCGGGGAGGTCGTCCTCGCGTCCGTCTCCACGAGCGTGACGTTCCTTCCCGGCGGCAAGAGCGCCGTCTTCGTTGGCTCGACGACGTGGTCGAATCACCTGCCCGAGACGGTTCTCACGAGCGTAGGCCTCGCAAACCTGTCGGTCTCGAAGGTCTCCGTCCCCAACTGCGCGGCGCCGCTTGTGGTGGTGCCCGATGGTTCGCGCGGCTTTCTGTCGCCGACGTATTGCATCGAGGACCGGCCGCCCAACACGACGCAAACGTGGACGAACCCAGACCCCGTGAGCGTCGTCGACTTCGACGCGAAGGGCGCCACGTTTCTGAAGAACCTTCCTGGGTTTGGTCCCGTGGCGCTGGATCCGTCGGGCCAGCGCGCCGTGGCCTACCTCGACACGGCTCGCATGGACGCGGCGATGTTTGACGACAAGTCGCTGGTGCCCGCCGCCGGCGCCGATCCGTTCCACTTGATGGTCATCGACACGCGGACCCTCAAGTTCACGCTCACGCCCATCGGTCACGCCTTGCCGCGCTTCGCCATGGCCCGCGATGGCAAGTCGTTGCTCGTCGATGCGTCGGTCAAGGTCGAGCGCCTCACCGCCAAGGCGAAGCTAACGCTCGACGAAAAGGGGGTGCGCCTCGAGGCGAGCGCCGCCTTCGGCAGCGACGCACCCTTCGGGACGTTCGATCTCGAGACCCGCAGCTACGCGGCCTTCGCCGGGCCCGTCGCGTCCCTCGATCGCTTCGTGCAGACGAGCGCCGGTCAGGTCTTCACGCTCAAGGCCACCGCCGATGGCCTCGGTGGCGATCTCTACCGACTCGACCTCGGCGCGAAGACGACGACGCGCATCGGCACGAGCCTTCGCGACATCGGCATCCTTCCCGATGGCAAGACCCTGCTCCTCCGCATTCGTCTGCCGGCCGTGCGTCGCGCCGATGGGTTCCATCGCAGCGAAGAGGTCTGCTTCTCCAAGGACGGCGTCGCCTGCGAGTCGCGCGTGATCTACGAGTCGACGAGCGTCATTCCCGGGTCGACGAGCTCGTGCGCCGACTCCCACGACTGCTGA
- a CDS encoding TlpA family protein disulfide reductase: protein MTEEQKTGGEARLEQEEGGTLRTLVLVVLFVAGVAFASRLVRPPVHALQGKPAPTFSLGALDTGSGAAATVSLTDLRGKVVLLDFWATWCGPCKAQSPILDGVQRRLKDRGLVVVGVGTNDSPAAARAWVKGHGISYPVVMDEDGTVSRAYGVSNLPTLVVLAKDGTVRAVRVGLTDASELERLVAGVL, encoded by the coding sequence ATGACCGAGGAGCAAAAGACCGGCGGAGAGGCGCGGCTCGAACAAGAAGAGGGTGGCACGCTGCGAACCCTCGTGTTGGTCGTGCTCTTTGTGGCCGGTGTGGCGTTCGCGTCGCGGCTCGTCAGGCCGCCGGTTCATGCCCTCCAAGGCAAGCCAGCCCCGACGTTCTCCCTGGGCGCCCTCGACACGGGGAGCGGCGCGGCTGCCACCGTGTCGTTGACCGACCTCCGTGGCAAGGTCGTGCTCCTCGATTTTTGGGCCACATGGTGCGGCCCGTGCAAGGCCCAATCGCCGATCCTCGACGGTGTGCAGCGGCGCCTCAAGGATCGCGGCCTCGTGGTCGTGGGCGTGGGAACCAACGACTCGCCGGCCGCTGCGCGGGCATGGGTCAAAGGCCACGGCATTAGCTACCCCGTGGTCATGGACGAGGACGGCACCGTGTCCCGCGCCTACGGCGTCTCCAATTTGCCCACGCTCGTGGTGCTCGCCAAAGACGGCACCGTGCGAGCGGTGCGCGTTGGCCTGACCGACGCCTCGGAGCTCGAGCGCTTGGTCGCCGGCGTCTTGTAG
- a CDS encoding polyhydroxyalkanoate synthesis regulator DNA-binding domain-containing protein: protein MSTEKTAPGPTGAEEPRAAGDDAKASDPSSHRIIKRYSNRKLYDTKESRYVTLLQIGELVRAGDEVRIVDNKTKQDLTEVTLAQIIFEEQKAKGRNVPLQTLKGMIQARTEKVLSDLREGPIGRLIPGPPLAGKEKEPEVVEEARESKPRLVEQAKVTLEDWQHRMDDRIRAILPSLKPWHELESEVRDLRARVAELERQLREK, encoded by the coding sequence GTGAGCACGGAAAAGACAGCGCCGGGCCCGACGGGGGCCGAAGAACCCCGCGCAGCGGGGGACGACGCCAAAGCCAGCGACCCCTCGAGTCACCGGATCATCAAACGCTACTCGAATCGAAAGCTCTACGACACCAAGGAGAGCCGATACGTCACGCTGTTGCAGATCGGTGAGCTTGTGCGGGCCGGCGACGAAGTTCGCATCGTCGACAACAAGACCAAACAAGATCTGACAGAAGTCACGCTGGCGCAGATCATCTTCGAAGAGCAGAAGGCGAAGGGGCGCAACGTGCCCCTTCAGACGCTGAAGGGCATGATTCAGGCGCGCACCGAGAAGGTGCTCTCCGATCTTCGCGAAGGCCCCATCGGCCGTCTCATTCCAGGGCCGCCGCTCGCGGGCAAAGAGAAGGAGCCCGAGGTCGTGGAGGAGGCGCGTGAATCGAAGCCGCGCCTCGTCGAGCAGGCCAAAGTGACGCTCGAAGACTGGCAGCACCGGATGGACGACCGCATCCGCGCCATCCTGCCGAGCCTCAAGCCGTGGCACGAGCTCGAGAGCGAGGTTCGCGACCTCCGGGCGCGAGTGGCCGAGCTCGAGCGGCAGCTTCGCGAAAAGTAG
- a CDS encoding HAMP domain-containing protein — protein MQFPGKTETRLAIVIMSVAMAPLLVAVLFARSMFSQAASVWFNPEVGTELDRGVGLYKDYVRVIKEDMRHRAELLAEDDALREAAKKKSPADLERALAPLFAKYPDIVALKVLTESGELLGQRDRGRPVDEGRERSLDVTRPLTRDDAAASLVVTFAADRNKLDGLEASSAVVAKYHQLEGSRTDLYTGYVTAFAALLGITSVATVGLGILLARGVTKRINRLGAAMNLVAQGDLTARVPVTGTDELTELAFGFNRMLDEISQTRARLEFLQRLGAWQEMAQRLAHEIKNPLTPIQLAVQECHRKYAGEDGKYRSLLDTTLEIVEEEVATLRRLVSNFSNFARLPHSELRDGSLREFVLECSSQLGHLEDEGESIGEDARRTNVTIDWRVPTGELPVAVDRQMLRRVVVNLVRNAVQAIRGARGEGGTVRVSAEAEGQGAVLYIDDDGPGIPDELQARVFEPYFTTKSDGTGLGLAIVKKVVVEHGGSISAAKSPLGGARFAVHLPPPTSLALAAAREARELALRAGVSTSQLDVPEIKALREAARAKKSAREDA, from the coding sequence GTGCAGTTCCCCGGCAAGACCGAGACGCGGCTCGCCATCGTGATCATGAGCGTGGCCATGGCGCCGCTGCTCGTGGCCGTGCTCTTTGCGCGCTCGATGTTTTCGCAGGCCGCGTCGGTGTGGTTCAACCCGGAGGTTGGCACCGAGCTCGACCGCGGCGTGGGCCTCTACAAGGATTACGTCCGCGTCATCAAGGAGGACATGCGGCACCGCGCCGAGCTGCTCGCGGAAGACGACGCCTTGCGAGAGGCCGCGAAGAAGAAGAGCCCGGCAGACCTGGAGCGCGCGCTCGCGCCGCTGTTCGCCAAGTACCCAGACATCGTTGCCCTCAAGGTCCTGACGGAGAGCGGCGAGCTGCTCGGTCAAAGGGACCGCGGTCGGCCCGTCGACGAAGGCCGCGAGCGGAGCCTCGACGTGACCAGGCCGCTGACCCGCGACGACGCCGCCGCCTCGCTCGTCGTGACCTTCGCTGCGGACCGCAACAAGCTCGACGGCCTGGAGGCGTCGAGCGCCGTCGTGGCCAAGTATCACCAGCTCGAAGGGTCCCGCACCGATCTGTACACCGGCTACGTGACGGCCTTCGCGGCGCTCCTGGGCATCACGTCCGTCGCCACCGTAGGGCTTGGCATCTTGCTCGCGCGCGGTGTCACCAAGCGCATCAATCGGCTCGGCGCGGCCATGAACCTCGTCGCGCAGGGCGATCTCACGGCCCGCGTGCCCGTTACGGGAACCGACGAGCTGACGGAGCTGGCCTTCGGCTTCAACCGCATGCTGGACGAGATCTCGCAGACTCGCGCGCGGCTCGAATTCTTGCAGCGCTTGGGCGCTTGGCAGGAGATGGCCCAGCGGCTCGCCCATGAGATCAAGAACCCGCTCACGCCGATTCAACTCGCGGTGCAGGAGTGCCACCGAAAGTATGCGGGGGAAGATGGCAAGTACCGCTCCCTCCTCGACACGACCCTCGAGATTGTCGAAGAAGAAGTCGCGACGCTAAGGCGCCTCGTCTCGAACTTCTCCAACTTCGCACGCCTGCCGCACTCGGAGCTCCGCGACGGCAGCTTGCGCGAGTTCGTGCTCGAGTGCTCGTCGCAGCTCGGTCACCTGGAGGATGAAGGCGAGTCCATCGGCGAAGACGCGCGACGGACCAACGTCACCATCGATTGGCGTGTCCCAACGGGCGAGCTGCCGGTGGCCGTCGACCGGCAGATGCTCCGCCGCGTCGTCGTCAACTTGGTGCGCAACGCCGTGCAAGCCATTCGCGGCGCGCGCGGCGAAGGCGGGACGGTGCGCGTCTCAGCGGAGGCCGAAGGCCAGGGCGCGGTCCTTTACATCGACGACGACGGGCCCGGCATCCCCGACGAGCTGCAGGCTCGGGTCTTTGAGCCCTACTTCACCACCAAGTCTGATGGCACAGGCCTCGGCTTGGCCATCGTGAAGAAGGTCGTCGTTGAGCACGGCGGCTCCATCAGCGCGGCGAAGAGTCCCCTCGGCGGCGCGCGCTTCGCCGTTCACCTGCCGCCGCCCACGTCGTTGGCGCTCGCGGCGGCGCGCGAGGCGCGCGAGCTGGCTCTCCGCGCCGGCGTTTCGACGAGTCAGCTGGACGTCCCCGAGATCAAGGCGCTAAGGGAAGCGGCGCGGGCGAAGAAGAGCGCCCGGGAGGACGCATGA
- the gshB gene encoding glutathione synthase: protein MRFVFLMDALDRVLPDKDTTFAMQRAAQRRGHTCLFAELRDLSNVEGEPHARVRTIEVSDTAPHFKLGEPSDVHLATVDAVFIRKDPPFDSSYLYATLLLERARDRTVIVNDPRGLRDANEKLYALHFIRHMPRTAVTAREDAITAFVKKVGGQAVIKPLHGAGGAGVFMLREGDPNVRSIIETVTREGADIAMVQEFLPAVRQGDKRVLLLDGEVLGGINRVPRSDDIRSNIHVGGSALETNVTEEERAVVRDIAPRLRRDGLFFVGLDFIGGRLTEVNVTSPTGIQQLSRHLGRDVTEDVIAWVERRVHDAKPLPPASLAP from the coding sequence ATGCGCTTCGTTTTTCTGATGGACGCACTCGACCGCGTCCTGCCCGACAAGGACACGACCTTCGCCATGCAACGGGCGGCGCAGCGACGGGGTCACACGTGCCTCTTCGCGGAGCTCCGCGACCTCTCGAACGTCGAAGGCGAGCCCCACGCCCGCGTGCGCACCATCGAGGTCTCCGACACGGCGCCGCACTTCAAGCTCGGCGAACCGAGCGACGTGCACCTCGCTACCGTTGACGCGGTCTTCATCCGCAAGGACCCGCCCTTCGACTCGAGCTACCTCTACGCGACGCTCCTCCTCGAGCGCGCTCGTGACCGGACCGTCATCGTCAACGATCCGCGGGGACTCCGCGACGCCAACGAGAAGCTCTACGCGCTCCACTTCATTCGCCACATGCCGCGCACAGCGGTGACGGCACGCGAAGACGCCATCACGGCGTTCGTGAAGAAGGTCGGCGGCCAGGCCGTGATCAAGCCGCTCCACGGAGCCGGCGGCGCCGGCGTCTTCATGTTGCGCGAGGGCGATCCGAACGTGCGCTCCATCATCGAAACGGTGACGCGCGAAGGCGCCGACATCGCCATGGTGCAGGAGTTTCTGCCGGCCGTGCGCCAGGGCGACAAGCGCGTCCTCTTGCTCGACGGTGAGGTCCTGGGCGGCATCAACCGCGTCCCCCGCAGCGACGACATTCGCTCGAACATCCACGTCGGCGGGTCCGCCCTCGAGACCAACGTGACCGAAGAGGAGCGCGCGGTGGTGCGCGACATCGCGCCGCGCCTACGGCGCGACGGGCTCTTCTTCGTGGGCCTCGACTTCATCGGTGGAAGACTCACCGAGGTCAACGTCACCTCGCCGACGGGCATCCAGCAGTTGAGCCGTCACCTGGGCCGCGACGTCACGGAAGACGTCATCGCCTGGGTCGAGCGGCGAGTCCACGACGCGAAGCCGCTCCCCCCCGCCAGCCTCGCGCCCTAA